Below is a genomic region from Sorghum bicolor cultivar BTx623 chromosome 9, Sorghum_bicolor_NCBIv3, whole genome shotgun sequence.
GGGATATGGGAGTATTAGCGGGAGGGCCGGGGGGCATTATATTATCAGAAGATTGGGGGCTCCATTGTCACGCTAGCATCACTTTCCTTGACCCCCCTTTGGTTATTAGCAAACAAATTAAAGCTAAATAATGCAAACGGTGGATGGATGCATCGCATGGCGCCAGTGCAAGCAGCAGTTGGATCCACACAAAAATGGGTTCATGCGCCGATTATCCGCCGAATTAAGTCGATGGCGCGATAGCTTAATATTATGGTTGGGATTTTGCCGGGAGAGCGTAGCTAGAGTTGACGGGCAATCAATCAATTAATCAAAGGAGGAGAGTGGGGGAGAGGGGTCCAATAAACCACGCACATAACACGACTATAATTAATCCCCCCGTCCCTACGATGGTGAAGTCACACCTTCCTGCAAGGTCAGGCCAGGGTCCCCTCCCCCCGTGCATGCATACACATACACCatgcatggccttgtttagctggtgaaatttttttgcaaagtgttactgtaacatttttgttaGTATTTGACAGTTGTTGTCTAGCCATGGAGactactaggctcaaaagattcgtctcgcaaattacagacaaactatataattagttatttatatttatatttatatttaatgatctATGCATATGCTGCGGTCATTTTGCAATGCAGCATGAGCCGGTCGCTGCTGGTTACATAGTAGCCGTAACAGCTACAGCTATACGTACACCGATGATCCCTGTACTAGGAGTCCAGTAGGACTACACTTACGACTGCTTGGCCACTGCAGTCCACAACtgctccttttctttcttttgttcgTTCGTTCGTTCTCTATGGTCCCCCATCACATCGTCACCATTTATGTATGGCGCAGTGTGCAAGCTACGACTGAAACACAGGGAGGACGACGATGGTATGATTTTTTCACACAAATTTTACATGGATGTATTCTAGAATTCCATATGAATTTTATTGGAAGGAGTGGAATTATTAGTATATATGGTCTGCTCGGACAGAGGATGGAGGCGAGCGAAGCTACAGTTTTTGTGTCTCGTATAGTACGTAGGCGTTGCCGGCTGGCCGCCGTGCATATGCGTGGGCACGTACGTACGTATACGTACTACATGTCCTGTGGTTGGCAGCGCGCGGCGCTAACTCCTGTGCCCGTATAAATAATAATACCTTAAAGTTCACGTATATATATACGACGTCGTCGTACAAGGTCCGGCACTCGTAGATGGCCGGTGGCCATCCTTAGTACAGTTCACAACAGCTTtataagttgttgtaaactgttTTTTTTGCGCTAAACACTTATTTTTAAAATAGCTttatgggtgaagctgtttttcttccCCTCTCACAAAAATATGAGTGAGATGATgttgaaaaaagtagcttattgcagctctctcTCATTTCTTTGTCACATCTATGCaaaaagtagttggtgaagctattttaccaaacattttttttttcaaaatagcttAGCTTCATTTAGGAAGTTGCTCATACagctattttataaaaaaacaacttTACTAGTGAatttgagctgtgccaaacaaggctctatatACGCGTACGTACGTGCGTGCAAGGTGTGAAGTCGCGTATGTACGCGTGATGCGTTACTTGCTTGTCGCATGCTGCACGATAGATAGATGCAAATCAAAATGGTCCAACTACAATGGTCTGGCTGACCCTCGACGCAGGGCTGTATATAGGACTACGTACTGTCCTCCACTCCGAAATTTTTTTTGTAGGACTACTGTCCATTACTGTACGGACGGAAACGTGTGGCCTGTAATGCTATTGCATATATATAGACGCTTGCTTGGTATTAGCTAGACGATGCATCATGTTTTGGAAGCTAGCTTACGTGCTTGTTTCTGTGGGGGCATGTAGTACGGTGTGCATGCTATATATCGATCGGCCGGGGGGTCTAGCTATCACGTGAAAATGCACAAAGTTTTGTAGATACATGCATGAGAATCATATATACCAATATATCAGTCAGGTACTAGTATAcatagggggtgtttagttcctcataAAATCCAAAGTGCAAAATGCCAAGTGATGAAATGCAAAATTTTGGATGTATCATGAGGGGAATAAACtctgcattttggatggaactaaacacgatgccacctttttgctaaaaaatttgcatggtgtttagttccattttacaaaataatagatcaaaacctaaaatttttttgagaaaaaagGGCAACTAAACACCCCCACAGTACGACATTCTAGTTACAGATTGTAAATGTTGTGCCACTGCACATGCATATGCACCTGCCTGTGTTCAGTGTTGGTGTGATGATATATAGGAACAATCTTAGGATCAACGACAGACGACGACGACCGTATGCTGGAAACTGTTGAAGAGATGCATCGCAACAGGTGCAAATACCTTGCACATGTACCTCCAGGAAAGGTAGGGAACACAATTATTTGTGAAAATCCGCTTTAGCTGCTTAAATGTGCAGTGCAGTGGAGGGCTCTCGTTTTTAATAGGATGATGATGGTCGTGATGAGCTAGTGCATGCTGTGAGATAGCGACGACAACAGCAATAGGTAGCGCTGGTCCTCGCCTGTCAACTATACCATATAGTTCGTCTTTTGTCTTAGCAT
It encodes:
- the LOC110430293 gene encoding uncharacterized protein LOC110430293, which codes for MREGKADGGGRRAWQLARLALEDHGEGKFDNGASFLGSPGNIYRPTPSLIAMVHTMMHVRGCLTPCFGNLEHRIVEQVLHYCSVQATTETQGGRRWYDFFTQILHGCILEFHMNFIGRSGIISIYGLLGQRMEASEATVFVSRIVRRRCRLAAVHMRGHVRTYTYYMSCGWQRAALTPVPV